In Pochonia chlamydosporia 170 chromosome Unknown PCv3seq00008, whole genome shotgun sequence, the following proteins share a genomic window:
- a CDS encoding GMP synthase (similar to Verticillium dahliae VdLs.17 XP_009652910.1) translates to MAQIFKPTPDSPKTRLMVLETDKPHPDTESEKGSFGEILHQHFSKAGAAHDPPLAVETNQIFVVTEQGGRMPTKDEFDGYDGILITGNLWLSKPDFHFTGVCFGHQLLSRLLGGTVAPSASGDWELGHCRIDTTPTGRRLFRTHEDHIHLHQMHQDQVVQQPTHESAKGMIPDEAEIAVWGSSPHTTIQGLYIPNRLFTTQAHLAFDEDMVKRQIQMRVDKGSIQDIEHADRAAETAHLEHDGVIVAGAILRLFS, encoded by the exons ATGGCGCAGATTTTCAAACCCACCCCGGATAGTCCCAAGACCCGGCTCATGGTCCTAGAGACAGACAAACCTCACCCGGACACAGAGTCCGAGAAAGGATCATTTGGTGAAATTCTGCATCAACACTTCTCCAAAGCGGGAGCGGCTCACGATCCGCCTCTTGCTGTGGAAACAAATCAGATTTTCGTGGTGACTGAGCAGGGTGGTCGAATGCCCACAAAAGACGAATTTGATGGATACGATGGGATATTAATTACCGGGA ATCTATGGTTATCCAAACCAGACTTCCACTTCACAGGCGTCTGTTTCGGCCACCAGCTCCTCTCCCGTCTTCTCGGAGGCACAGTCGCGCCATCTGCTTCCGGAGACTGGGAACTCGGCCACTGCCGCATCGACACCACTCCCACTGGACGACGGTTATTCCGCACACACGAAGACCACATCCACTTACACCAAATGcaccaagatcaagtcgTACAGCAACCTACACACGAGTCAGCAAAGGGAATGATACCCGATGAGGCAGAAATTGCCGTCTGGGGAAGTAGTCCGCATACCACTATCCAGGGACTATACATACCGAATAGACTGTTTACGACACAGGCTCACTTGGCGTTTGATGAGGACATGGTGAAGCGCCAGATACAGATGCGCGTTGACAAGGGCAGCATCCAGGACATAGAGCACGCGGACAGAGCGGCGGAGACGGCGCACTTGGAACACGATGGGGTGATTGTCGCGGGGGCAATTTTGAGATTATTCTCATAG
- a CDS encoding heavy metal translocating P-type ATPase (similar to Coccidioides immitis RS XP_001239270.1) encodes MGHECCSRPAPVAELTASPIRALTEEANADDWTQDCAEDDDDPETPSIQAPQQTECAASVSNDCCFSGKCEDTGTVSNPDTPDCCRGKQSPCCNESCLDRLAMRECGKDAHAKTCAGSSDGKACNEHSLSILDRYGATLQALGCICRALIALGQETCCEIRERHSPGGTPLLNAMSTCSPPRGSLDSCCNSGSITSEKAAQNRLRLRKNPSGTCSPFKEPDSVNCAPSRCGKSQPATKPPVESKCLKPCCSKGEAVNDAPTESKCVKRGCCQASIANSKTAVKSSSSCCMGGDVTSGEPPAIGDVNCCASTNKATEARCSKGELVEACCGPALIEATKCLPTSCSASSCGKSSTPATPKGPGTVCPKSCCAKERLTNTQDASGKGCCPFPAQGPELKVHGMPIQVVPDIENQGIGNEHVVLSVSGMTCIGCETKLNRTLTTMSAVKNLKTSLILSRAEFDIDLRLSSLADIMKHLERTTEFKCERIQSQGSSLDIITSIDPLNFVKQTWPDGVIDMEPMDKQTVRVVFDPKVVGARDLTGEVWRTPIELAPLRGDPSLEAGSKHVRHIAYMTLLSIVLTIPVLVMSWAPLPERELAYSSASCALATVVQVFIAGPFYPKALKALVFSRLIEMDLLIVLSTSTAYVFCVVSFGYFVAERPLLTGQFFETSTLLVTLIMVGRWVAAIARQRAVESISIQSLQSSTAMLVEGESQTDREIDVRLLQYGDIFKVLPDTRIPTDGTVLTGSSEIDESMLTGESTPVEKHPGSVVIAGSINGSGVITVRLNRLPSDNTIRAIAAMVDEAKLSKPKLQDLADRVASYFVPVIVALTIITFVIWVAVGMTVRGQGGSEATIQAITYAITVLIVSCPCAIGLAVPMVIVIASGVAAEKGIIFKSAHAIEVAHRTSHVVFDKTGTLTRGKLAVAKTDCVDNDTLPLLLALVENSRHPVSIAVATHLKNAGITTSFTLEPNSLTGRGIEATWGGQILRAGNSRWLSLSTNEHVLPMLDQGHTVFCFTVDNTVKAVFGLEDEIRPDAAETVKNLQNRGISVHVVSGDDEKAVKAVAATLDIPDGNVRSRSSPPEKRDYIQDLFGSCTDQKKPIVVFCGDGTNDAVALAQATIGVHINEGTDVAQSAADVVLMRPSLRGIPTMMNVSRKSVNRIKFNFAWSFIYNTFAVLLAAGAFVNARIPPQFAGLGELVSVLPVIAAAVLLRWSAI; translated from the exons ATGGGGCATGAATGTTGCAGCCGGCCGGCTCCGGTGGCCGAGCTGACAGCTTCGCCAATCAGGGCTTTGACGGAAGAGGCGAATGCTGATGACTGGACTCAAGATTGTgcggaagacgacgacgacccAGAAACGCCCAGTATTCAGGCGCCGCAACAGACCGAATGCGCCGCCAGCGTATCAAATGATTGCTGCTTTTCTGGGAAATGTGAAGACACTGGGACTGTGTCCAATCCAGACACGCCTGATTGCTGCCGTGGAAAACAAAGCCCATGCTGTAATGAATCTTGTCTCGACCGGCTGGCAATGCGCGAGTGTGGTAAAGACGCCCACGCGAAAA CATGTGCAGGGAGTTCCGACGGCAAGGCTTGCAACGAGCACAGTCTCTCCATCCTGGACCGCTATGGCGCAACTCTTCAAGCCCTTGGTTGCATCTGCCGTGCTCTCATTGCGCTTGGCCAAGAGACATGTTGTGAAATTCGCGAACGCCACTCACCAGGCGGTACCCCATTGCTGAATGCGATGTCAACTTGCTCTCCTCCTCGCGGTTCTCTGGACTCCTGTTGCAACAGCGGCTCTATCACGAGTGAAAAGGCCGCGCAGAACCGCCTTCGTCTTCGGAAGAATCCCAGCGGGACTTGCTCGCCTTTCAAGGAACCTGATTCGGTGAACTGTGCTCCCTCTCGCTGTGGCAAGTCTCAGCCAGCAACGAAACCTCCAGTTGAAAGCAAGTGCTTGAAACCTTGCTGCTCGAAGGGAGAAGCCGTCAACGACGCACCCACCGAGAGTAAATGTGTCAAGCGTGGTTGCTGTCAGGCCTCAATTGCAAATTCCAAAACCGCGGTCAAgtcctcttcgtcttgcTGCATGGGTGGTGATGTTACAAGTGGGGAGCCTCCCGCAATTGGAGATGTCAATTGTTGCGCATCCACGAACAAGGCCACTGAGGCGCGCTGTAGCAAGGGCGAGCTTGTAGAAGCTTGTTGCGGACCAGCTCTAATTGAAGCCACTAAGTGTCTTCCAACTTCCTGCTCAGCAAGTTCTTGCGGGAAATCATCCACCCCTGCCACGCCGAAGGGTCCAGGGACTGTTTGCCCAAAATCCTGCTGTGCGAAGGAGAGACTCACAAATACTCAAGATGCTTCCGGCAAGGGATGCTGCCCCTTTCCAGCGCAGGGCCCTGAATTGAAGGTTCACGGAATGCCCATCCAGGTAGTGCCAGACATCGAGAACCAAGGTATTGGCAACGAACATGTCGTCCTTAGTGTTTCCGGAATGACCTGTATTGGCTGTGAGACCAAACTTAACAGAACCCTGACTACCATGTCCGCTGTCAAGAATTTAAAGACCAGTCTGATTCTCTCTCGAGCCGAATTTGATATAGATCTTCGGCTCAGCTCCCTAGCAGACATCATGAAACACCTGGAACGGACGACCGAGTTCAAATGTGAAAGAATTCAGAGTCAAGGCTCTAGCTTGGATATAATCACCTCTATTGACCCTTTGAACTTTGTCAAGCAGACATGGCCAGACGGAGTTATTGATATGGAACCCATGGACAAACAAACAGTACGAGTGGTGTTTGACCCCAAGGTCGTTGGAGCACGAGACCTCACTGGAGAAGTTTGGCGTACACCAATTGAACTTGCTCCTCTACGTGGTGACCCTTCCTTGGAGGCTGGTAGCAAGCATGTTCGCCATATTGCGTACATGACGCTCCTGTCTATCGTCTTGACGATTCCGGTGCTCGTCATGTCTTGGGCACCGCTACCTGAGAGAGAGCTGGCGTATTCCTCTGCTTCATGTGCCTTAGCCACCGTTGTTCAAGTTTTTATCGCAGGGCCCTTCTATCCTAAAGCTCTCAAGGCTCTTGTCTTTTCTAGACTTATCGAAATGGACCTGTTGATTGTCCTGAGCACGAGCACTGCTTACGTGTTTTGCGTGGTTTCCTTCGGTTATTTCGTTGCAGAGAGGCCCCTTTTGACCGGTCAATTCTTTGAAACGAGCACTCTCTTGGTCACTTTAATCATGGTTGGCCGGTGGGTTGCAGCCATTGCTCGCCAGCGGGCTGTTGAGTCCATTTCTATCCAATCACTTCAGTCATCAACAGCTATGCTCGTCGAAGGAGAGAGCCAAACCGATCGTGAGATTGATGTGCGACTATTGCAATACGGCGACATTTTTAAGGTTTTGCCTGACACCAGGATCCCTACCGACGGCACTGTTCTCACCGGATCATCTGAGATTGACGAATCTATGCTTACTGGCGAATCAACGCCAGTGGAGAAACATCCTGGGTCTGTGGTGATTGCCGGGTCAATCAACGGATCTGGTGTGATTACCGTTCGGCTGAACAGGCTACCAAGTGATAACACGATCCGTGCCATCGCCGCGATGGTAGATGAGGCTAAGCTCTCGAAGCCCAAGCTGCAAGACCTTGCGGATCGGGTAGCGTCTTACTTCGTGCCAGTTATAGTAGCACTCACAATTATCACATTCGTCATCTGGGTCGCAGTCGGCATGACTGTTCGTGGGCAGGGAGGATCAGAGGCGACGATTCAGGCTATCACGTACGCCATTACTGTTCTAATCGTCTCCTGTCCCTGTGCCATTGGACTAGCTGTCCCCATGGTAATTGTGATTGCAAGCGGAGTTGCTGCAGAAAAGGGCATCATTTTCAAGTCTGCGCATGCTATTGAAGTTGCACACCGAACATCCCATGTGGTATTCGATAAAACTGGAACCCTAACTCGGGGAAAACTTGCTGTCGCCAAAACGGACTGCGTCGATAACGACAcccttcctctcctccttgCGCTCGTCGAAAACAGTCGACACCCCGTGTCGATAGCAGTGGCTACTCACCTTAAAAACGCCGGGATCACAACTTCATTCACTCTCGAACCCAATAGTCTCACTGGAagaggcattgaagccacCTGGGGTGGGCAGATTCTTCGAGCAGGCAATTCCCGTTGGCTAAGCTTATCTACTAATGAACATGTACTACCAATGCTTGATCAAGGGCACACAGTCTTCTGCTTCACAGTTGATAATACTGTGAAAGCAgtctttggtcttgaagaCGAAATTCGACCTGACGCCGCAGAGACTGTGAAGAACCTGCAAAATAGAGGTATCTCGGTACATGTAGTCTCGGGCGATGATGAGAAAGCTGTGAAAGCCGTGGCTGCTACACTTGACATTCCGGATGGCAATGTGCGGTCTCGAAGCTCTCCGCCTGAGAAGAGGGATTACATCCAAGATTTGTTTGGCTCTTGTACAGATCAAAAAAAGCCTATTGTTGTGTTCTGCGGCGACGGCACCAACGATGCCGTTGCTCTCGCCCAAGCTACAATCGGCGTCCACATCAACGAAGGCACAGATGTAGCGCAATCTGCCGCAGATGTAGTTCTCATGCGTCCTTCTCTGCGCGGCATTCCCACCATGATGAACGTCAGCCGCAAGTCCGTCAACCGTATCAAGTTCAACTTTGCTTGGAGCTTCATCTACAACACCTTTGCGGTCCTTCTTGCCGCGGGTGCTTTTGTCAATGCAAGGATTCCGCCACAGTTTGCGGGACTAGGAGAGCTGGTGAGCGTGTTGCCAGTCATTGCGGCAGCAGTGCTTTTGCGTTGGTCAGCGATCTAG
- a CDS encoding Cystathionine gamma-synthase, converts cysteine into cystathionine (similar to Cordyceps militaris CM01 XP_006674092.1), producing the protein MEKYAFDSASVLSSFRSWYPRMQPHRDIESLAGNVLEYIKADGQSCLLFSSLQSATECVDYATSSRRDNGVDKSPVPSEQISLRAFCAKDCFFAVIFPVEKRSVVAGFWGTPGSGISSRFAEANLGHLHDVKEVDVAESIRKASNFDGPVYKVRRARIMDYLHRAATTLQNPSPNIDDVYFFPTGLAAIYKPHTYMLSHFGGTTVLFGMAFVNTVILFEEFGLNHKFFGRGDDNDMDELEKYLDLEHRRGGRVQTIWAEFPSNPLLTTPNLDRLRQLADTYDIVLAIDDTLGSWSNIDVTGKTDILVTSLTKSFNGYADVIAGSAILNPASKKYPVLKSLFNESYIPELYVGDAEAVERNSRDYLSRTTTLNYNASQLVQYLSTCVSDPSSAVHRVYYPSLNPSGKYYEKVLRLDNPDFTPGYGCVFSVELVDVESAIAFFNALNVHKSPHLGAPFTLAIPYTVVVYGSKLEWAAKYNLRPALIRISAGLEDINSLLADFKMAVEAASQIQTKQSKS; encoded by the exons ATGGAGAAATATGCCTTTGACTCTGCTTCGgttctttcttcttttcgaaGCTGGTATCCACGAATGCAGCCACATCGAGATATTGAGTCT CTTGCAGGAAACGTTCTAGAGTACATCAAAGCCGATGGGCAATCATGTCTGCTATTCTCATCGCTACAGTCCGCAACAGAGTGCGTAGATTACGCAACATCGAGTCGTCGAGACAATGGAGTGGACAAATCTCCCGTTCCGTCTGAGCAGATTAGCCTGCGAGCTTTTTGCGCAAAAGATTGCTTCTTCGCTGTCATCTTCCCGGTCGAAAAGCGCTCTGTTGTAGCTGGATTTTGGGGCACGCCAGGTTCTGGTATATCTTCTCGATTTGCTGAAGCAAATCTTGGCCACCTGCACGATGTAAAGGAAGTTGATGTAGCCGAAAGCATTAGGAAGGCAAGCAATTTCGACGGTCCAGTATATAAAGTTCGGCGTGCTCGGATTATGGACTACCTCCATAGAGCCGCGACAACTCTTCAAAACCCGAGTCCGAATATCGACGACGTTTACTTCTTCCCAACAGGGCTGGCGGCAATCTACAAACCTCATACGTACATGCTAAGTCACTTTGGAGGCACAACGGTGCTGTTCGGAATGGCTTTCGTGAACACGGTCATATTATTTGAAGAGTTTGGATTAAACCACAAGTTTTTCGGCCGgggtgatgacaatgataTGGACGAACTGGAGAAGTATCTTGACTTAGAACATCGCCGTGGCGGCAGGGTCCAGACCATCTGGGCCGAGTTCCCTTCCAACCCACTTCTTACAACTCCCAATCTCGACCGTCTACGACAGCTAGCAGACACTTACGACATTGTTCTCGCTATCGACGACACTCTCGGCAGCTggtccaacattgacgtCACGGGCAAGACCGACATACTAGTAACGTCTCTCACCAAATCCTTCAACGGCTACGCAGATGTCATTGCCGGCAGTGCAATCCTCAACCCAGCATCAAAAAAGTACCCTGTACTTAAATCGCTGTTCAATGAGTCTTACATCCCAGAGCTATATGTCGGCGACGCAGAAGCCGTCGAACGGAATAGCCGCGACTATCTATCCCGCACAACCACACTCAACTACAACGCAAGCCAACTCGTCCAATATCTAAGCACCTGCGTCTCCGACCCAAGCAGTGCTGTTCATCGTGTATATTATCCGTCGTTGAACCCCTCAGGAAAGTACTACGAGAAAGTACTGCGCCTAGATAACCCAGATTTCACACCCGGGTATGGTTGTGTTTTTTCGGTTGAGCTAGTAGACGTGGAGTCTGCCATCGCATTCTTCAACGCGCTCAATGTGCACAAGAGTCCTCATCTTGGCGCGCCGTTTACACTGGCCATTCCCTACACCGTTGTTGTTTACGGAAGTAAATTGGAGTGGGCGGCAAAATACAACTTGCGCCCAGCGTTGATTCGAATCTCAGCCGGTTTAGAAGACATCAATTCACTTCTGGCGGATTTTAAAATGGCAGTCGAAGCCGCAAGTCAGATTCagacaaagcaaagcaaaagttAG
- a CDS encoding coA-transferase family III domain-containing protein produces MATYSVQRESHRILEEHLLINSQLSLPKEFVEAAKHVKITGSDSNPFIPTPCKITESASALSALAAAAGSAISADRYDIEYQNAEVDTDLATLFLESIVLPTINGEPALQNGPLMAELKKGDLYNMSKAIHQQATNVYQTKDGKWYHLHGSMNATATMGMVGVEEQDVTREEAIKIFSDKVAQYDATYLERTANEDLRQAGVTCLTPEEFFASEHGKIMSGEPLWTMRPIAASRSTWPQQKSNKLKPLEGIRVIDFSRVIAAPVISKILAVLGADVIKVSNQNLPDVSGTWVDLSAGKKDTNIDLKTAEGKKAFEALVEGADVLIDGYRPGVLSKHGFNSESLRQINQKLVYVRENCYGFKGPLAYRSGWQQISDCLVGISWLQGKFLGLNEPVVPLLPNSDYQTGLVGAIAVMQALFQRTKLDTTYDIDVSLTQYNIWYYRLGQYNAEQSKALLARNEGFHVRHYDEMFSLVRKTHAAICKARPELLKRPEYFVKMPGKEWGVDEDILILAPPFKLEKSVLEYAVPSGSRGRSSPAWAT; encoded by the exons ATGGCAACGTACTCTGTTCAACGGGAGAGCCACCGCATCCTAGAGGAGCATCTGCTCATCAATAGCCAGCTGTCTCTGCCTAAGGAATTCGTGGAAGCAGCCAAACATGTAAAAATTACAGGCAGCGACTCAAATCCGTTCATTCCGACACCATGCAAAATCACGGAGTCTGCATCTGCGTTGTCTGCTCTTGCAGCGGCTGCAGGGAGCGCAATCAGCGCAGATCGCTACGATATTGAATACCAAAACGCCGAGGTTGATAC GGACCTCGCCACTCTTTTCCTAGAGTCGATTGTGCTTCCCACGATCAATGGCGAGCCAGCCTTACAAAATGGTCCACTGATGGCTGAGCTAAAGAAGGGTGACTTGTATAACATGTCGAAGGCAATCCACCAGCAAGCAACGAACGTTTACCAAaccaaagatggcaaatGGTACCATCTGCATGGCTCTATGAACGCGACCGCTACGATGGGTatggttggtgttgaagagcAAGACGTTACTCGCGAGGAGGCCATCAAGATTTTCAGTGATAAAGTAGCACAGTATGACGCGACATACTTGGAAAGGACGGCGAACGAAGACCTTAGGCAAGCAGGGGTGACATGTTTGACACCCGAAGAGTTCTTTGCCTCGGAACACGGGAAAATCATGTCTGGTGAACCACTTTGGACAATGAGGCCAATTGCCGCATCACGAAGTACTTGGCCACAACAAAAGTCGAACAAACTCAAGCCACTGGAGGGTATACGTGTCATTGACTTCTCTCGTGTTATAGCTGCTCCTGTAATCTCTAAAATCCTGGCAGTTCTTGGTGCCGACGTCATCAAAGTGTCGAATCAGAACCTACCGGACGTCAGTGGCACGTGGGTTGACCTGAGCGCGGGAAAGAAGGATACAAACATCGATTTGAAGACAGCGGAGGGGAAAAAGGCTTTTGAAGCGCTTGTTGAAGGCGCCGACGTTCTGATCGACGGCTACCGCCCTGGCGTGTTGAGTAAACATGGCTTCAATTCCGAGTCATTGCGTCAAATCAACCAGAAACTAGTATACGTCCGCGAGAACTGTTACGGCTTTAAAGGGCCGCTGGCATATAGGTCTGGCTGGCAGCAGATCAGCGACTGCTTGGTGGGCATATCATGGCTACAAGGCAAATTTCTGGGATTAAACGAGCCTGTAGTGCCTTTACTTC CCAATTCGGACTATCAAACAGGTCTCGTCGGCGCAATCGCAGTCATGCAAGCCCTTTTCCAACGGACAAAGCTAGATACCACATACGACATTGATGTCAGCCTCACGCAGTATAATATCTGGTATTACCGACTCGGTCAGTACAACGCAGAACAAAGCAAGGCGCTTTTGGCACGAAATGAAGGGTTTCATGTGCGGCATTACGATGAAATGTTTTCTTTGGTGCGGAAAACACATGCGGCCATCTGCAAGGCTCGGCCGGAATTACTCAAACGGCCAGAATACTTTGTCAAGATGCCAGGCAAGGAGTGGGGAGTAGATGAAGACATTCTCATCTTGGCACCACCGTTTAAACTTGAGAAATCTGTTCTCGAGTATGCAGTGCCTTCTGGGTCTAGGGGAAGATCCAGCCCGGCGTGGGCAACATAA
- a CDS encoding threonyl-tRNA synthetase (similar to Aspergillus terreus NIH2624 XP_001212429.1) yields MAAAAPADIPVRGGPPAQSDGDRLPSFVTERNALFEELKKKHDDAVAAKPRNPITVSLTVGPDSVTEVSATAWETTPGQLLKHAPKTIASEAIVAKVNGEVWDLTRPLEADSSVSYLSSADPEGRAVFWHSAAHVLGEACEHHYGCRLSHGPPTNMGFFYDMAMQEGDAVKETDRPVLESLAKKFFKAKQPFERVEIGKEDLRKLFGYSKYKMHYIEKFVPDGGSTTVYRNGSLVDLCTGPHIQNTKQISAFKIMGNSSAYFLGDQANDSLQRISGVAFAKNDQMKAWLTYLEEAKKRDHQLIGKNQKLFWFSPLSPGSPFFLPHGTRIFNAIQSMLREQYWMRGYDEVQSPLMYDVQLWKTSGHWQHYQEDMFSVPLKHTTAPDTAPASSPDASKDTDKPTDKKADETAKLEQERLFALKPMNCPGHALMFASEERSYRSLPWRVADFSALHRNEASGALSGLTRVRKFQQDDAHIFCTIDQVTDELRGMFKFMTHVYTLFGFSFKLKLSTRPDSYMGKLSDWDAAEERLKNALKEFRGDDWVLNPGDGAFYGPKIDVTVNDALGREFQCATIQLDFQLPQNFNLLYRTSESVADQAKTEGAEEGSIPSGMARPVMIHRAVVGSFERFLGIIIEHFAGKWPFWLSPRQVMVIPIMKEAEDYAREVRDILHDAKLYADVDVSGNTLQKKIRAAQLAQYNFVMVVGAEEIAQRAVNIRNRDDTSSQQKGAMIDLDDVVKRLVLLKEERRLVNSI; encoded by the coding sequence ATGGCCGCTGCCGCACCCGCCGATATCCCCGTGAGGGGTGGTCCCCCAGCACAGTCTGACGGCGATCGACTACCTAGCTTCGTTACCGAGCGAAACGCGCTCTTCGAGgagctcaagaagaaacACGACGACGCCGTAGCTGCGAAACCCCGAAACCCCATCACTGTGTCGCTCACAGTCGGACCGGATAGTGTGACTGAGGTCTCTGCTACTGCCTGGGAGACCACTCCGGGTCAATTGTTGAAACATGCCCCCAAGACCATCGCATCGGAGGCTATCGTTGCCAAGGTCAATGGCGAGGTGTGGGACCTTACCAGGCCTTTGGAAGCGGACAGCAGTGTCTCCTACCTGTCCTCGGCTGATCCCGAGGGTCGTGCTGTCTTTTGGCACTCAGCCGCTCACGTACTCGGAGAGGCTTGCGAGCACCATTATGGCTGTAGGCTGTCCCATGGCCCTCCAACCAACATGGGGTTCTTCTATGACATGGCTATGCAAGAAGGAGACGCCGTCAAGGAGACAGATCGCCCAGTCCTCGAGTCGTTGGCAAAGAAGTTCTTCAAAGCGAAGCAGCCCTTCGAGCGAGTCGAGATTGGCAAAGAGGATCTGCGAAAGCTATTTGGATACTCCAAGTACAAAATGCACTACATCGAGAAATTCGTCCCCGATGGCGGTTCCACCACCGTGTACCGCAACGGCTCGCTCGTCGATCTCTGCACCGGCCCGCACAttcaaaacaccaaacagATCTCTGCTTTCAAAATCATGGGTAACAGCTCAGCTTATTTCTTGGGTGACCAAGCCAATGACTCACTTCAGCGTATCTCTGGCGTTGCCTTCGCCAAGAATGACCAAATGAAGGCCTGGCTTACCTATctggaagaggccaagaagcgCGACCATCAGCTTATTGGCAAAAACCAGAAGCTATTCTGGTTCAGTCCGCTCTCTCCAGGCTCTCCATTCTTTCTCCCCCACGGTACTCGTATCTTTAACGCCATTCAGTCCATGCTCCGCGAACAATACTGGATGCGTGGCTACGACGAGGTGCAATCGCCTCTCATGTACGATGTCCAGCTCTGGAAAACTTCGGGCCACTGGCAACATTATCAGGAGGATATGTTCAGCGTACCGTTGAAGCACACTACAGCACCTGATACCGCGCCCGCCTCTAGCCCAGATGCGAGCAAAGACACAGACAAACCAACGGACAAGAAGGCTGACGAGACTGCAAAATTGGAACAGGAGAGGCTGTTTGCTCTGAAGCCAATGAACTGCCCTGGCCACGCTCTCATGTTTGCCAGCGAAGAGCGGTCCTATCGGTCTCTCCCCTGGCGAGTCGCTGATTTCAGCGCTCTTCATCGCAATGAAGCTTCTGGTGCGCTGAGTGGTCTCACCAGAGTCCGCAAGTTCCAGCAAGATGACGCGCACATTTTCTGCACCATCGACCAAGTCACCGACGAGCTTCGAGGCATGTTCAAATTCATGACTCACGTGTACACCCTGTTCGGATTCTCtttcaagctcaagctctccACTCGTCCAGACTCTTACATGGGCAAATTGTCCGACTGGGATGCTGCTGAGGAGAGACTCAAGAACGCACTCAAAGAATTCAGGGGCGATGACTGGGTTCTTAATCCCGGAGATGGTGCTTTCTACGGACCTAAGATCGATGTCACAGTCAACGATGCCTTGGGTAGAGAATTCCAATGCGCCACAATCCAGCTCGACTTCCAACTTCCCCAGAACTTCAACCTCCTTTACCGTACCAGCGAATCTGTGGCCGATCAGGCCAAAACCGAGGGGGCAGAAGAGGGCAGCATTCCGTCTGGCATGGCAAGACCCGTCATGATTCACCGTGCCGTCGTGGGCTCTTTCGAGCGCTTCCTGGGCATCATCATTGAACACTTTGCCGGCAAGTGGCCCTTCTGGCTCTCACCACGTCAAGTCATGGTCATACCCATTATGAAAGAAGCGGAAGACTATGCCAGGGAGGTGCGAGATATCTTGCACGATGCGAAGCTATATGCTGATGTCGATGTGTCGGGTAACACATTGCAAAAGAAGATTCGGGCGGCGCAGTTGGCCCAGTACAACTTTGTCATGGTTGTGGGTGCTGAGGAAATTGCGCAGCGTGCGGTCAATATTAGAAATCGGGATGATACTTCCAG